A genomic region of Melanotaenia boesemani isolate fMelBoe1 chromosome 13, fMelBoe1.pri, whole genome shotgun sequence contains the following coding sequences:
- the lzic gene encoding protein LZIC, with translation MASRGKSETGKLRQNMEEQLDRLMQQLQDLEECREELDEEEYEETKKETLEQLGEFNDSLKKIMTGDMTLVDELSGMQLAIQAAISQAFKTPEVIRLFAKKQPGQLRTRLAEMDRDVMVGKMSRDVHTQQKMEILTALRKLGEKLTPEDETFLTENATATLSQFEKVTANLGSEDKIMALASSGVKTKV, from the exons ATGGCTTCTCGTGGGAAATCAGAAACGGGCAAATTGAGGCAGAATATGGAGGAACAGCTTGACCGActgatgcagcagcttcagGACCTGGAGGAATGCAG AGaggaacttgatgaggaagagTATGAGGAaacaaagaaggaaactttggaGCAGCTGGGCGAATTCAATGACTCCCTAAAGAAGATAATGACAGGAGACATGACCCTAGTGGACGAACTTAGTGGAATGCAGCTG GCAATCCAAGCTGCCATCAGCCAAGCATTTAAAACCCCAGAGGTGATCCGACTCTTTGCTAAGAAGCAGCCAGGACAGCTGAGAACCAGACTAGCAGAG ATGGACCGAGACGTGATGGTGGGGAAAATGTCACGGGATGTGCACACCCAGCAGAAAATGGAAATCCTTACAGCCCTGAGGAAACTTGGAGAGAAG CTCACTCCAGAGGATGAGACTTTTCTTACAGAAAATGCTACGGCTACTTTGAGCCAGTTTGAAAAAGTGACTGCAAACCTTG ggtCAGAAGACAAAATTATGGCTTTAGCAagctctggtgtcaaaaccaagGTATAG